The sequence CTAATTCAAGTTCATCACTTTGAATCAACCGCAGGATTAAGTAGATCCATTGTATTTACCGAAAACTTTTTAAAGATAGCATTGCTAGTAGAACTTTACAACTATTTTTTAGTTGATAAATATGACGTTTCAATCAGATTGAATAAAAAAATAGCTGACAGATACAGATGTCAGCCATCAATAAATTTATACATAATTACTTCAATATATCTGCACCGCAATGATACTTAAAAAGTATAGTGACAAATAAAACTAACATGTACTGATGATGATTTATTTAAACCAATTTAGCCAGCCTTCCCAATTCTGAACGATTTGAGCAAATTTTTCATATCCTGCTGCTCGGGGATGAGCACCATCATATTTTTTAACTTCATCCATCCAAATATTTGATTTTAATAGCTCTGGAATAATATCTAAATAAGGTACATTTAATTCATGACAAACATTTGCAAACCCTTTCGATAAATCAGAAATTCTTTGATTCTGTTTCTCATCATCTATTGGTGGTGGGCTAACTACTAAAACCGGATATAAATCTTTAGCTATACTCAAAATATCCCGCAGATTAGTTACCGAATCTTGTAAAT comes from Rivularia sp. PCC 7116 and encodes:
- a CDS encoding GDSL-type esterase/lipase family protein, which codes for MKETRICFVGESHINGTGDAECLGWAGRICQNAFSKGFEITYYNLGVRRETSSELRKRWLQEVSYRLPKKYDGRVVFSFGANDTTIENGKTRIYLQDSVTNLRDILSIAKDLYPVLVVSPPPIDDEKQNQRISDLSKGFANVCHELNVPYLDIIPELLKSNIWMDEVKKYDGAHPRAAGYEKFAQIVQNWEGWLNWFK